One Nodosilinea sp. FACHB-141 DNA segment encodes these proteins:
- a CDS encoding pitrilysin family protein has product MNANSWFMGTRRILRRSMIPLLALAGLLGVLLLTWQPSAIAQTPRYYDELEFPALRDIEIPAYERYELPNGLVVYLLEDHELPLVSGSATFRTGARFEPADKVGLANLTGEAMRLGGTTRLDADSLNQQLEQRAASIETGIDLSEGSASFSALSEDTAAVFELFADVVQRPAFAVDKIDLLKRQYGGGIARRNDDPDGITSREFRKLVYGADSPYARTIEYATLAAIGQEDIEQFYQASIRPEHTILGVVGDFDSAQMKQWIADYFGEWQGVGEALEDTLPSVEQAKAGVFVVSQPQLTQSYVELGHLGGQLNYPDHAALAVMNEVLNGFSGRLFNEVRSRQGLAYSVYAYWAPRYDHPGLFIGGGQTRSEATVPFIQSTLAEINRIRTTTITDVELAQAKDAVLNSFVFNFQSPGQTLARLIRYEYYGYPQDFVFQFQDQVREATAAQVQAAAQARLNPDQLVILVVGNPAEIQPGLDALAPNITVTPIDITIPQPQA; this is encoded by the coding sequence ATGAACGCGAACAGCTGGTTTATGGGTACCCGTCGCATCCTACGGCGGAGCATGATACCGCTGCTGGCCCTGGCTGGGCTGTTGGGGGTGCTGCTGCTGACCTGGCAGCCCTCGGCTATTGCCCAAACCCCTCGCTACTACGACGAGCTAGAGTTTCCGGCCCTGCGGGATATTGAGATTCCGGCCTACGAGCGCTACGAGTTGCCCAATGGCTTGGTGGTGTATCTGCTTGAAGACCATGAGTTGCCGCTGGTGAGCGGCAGTGCTACCTTTCGTACCGGAGCGAGGTTCGAGCCTGCGGACAAAGTCGGGCTGGCCAATTTGACTGGCGAAGCCATGCGACTGGGGGGCACTACTCGTTTGGATGCTGACTCTCTCAACCAGCAGCTGGAGCAGCGGGCCGCGTCGATTGAAACCGGCATTGACCTGAGTGAAGGCAGCGCCAGCTTTAGTGCCCTCAGTGAAGACACCGCAGCGGTATTTGAACTGTTTGCCGATGTGGTGCAGCGGCCCGCTTTTGCCGTCGACAAGATCGATTTGCTCAAGCGCCAGTATGGTGGCGGCATTGCCCGCCGCAACGATGACCCAGACGGTATTACTAGCCGCGAGTTTCGCAAGCTGGTGTATGGGGCCGACAGCCCCTATGCTCGCACCATTGAGTACGCAACGCTGGCAGCGATTGGCCAGGAGGATATTGAGCAGTTTTATCAGGCTTCTATTCGCCCCGAGCACACCATTTTGGGAGTTGTGGGTGACTTTGACAGCGCCCAGATGAAGCAGTGGATTGCTGATTATTTTGGCGAATGGCAGGGTGTTGGAGAGGCGTTGGAGGATACGTTGCCGTCGGTGGAGCAGGCGAAGGCTGGCGTGTTTGTGGTGTCGCAACCCCAGCTGACTCAGAGCTATGTTGAGCTGGGTCACCTGGGTGGGCAGCTTAACTACCCTGACCATGCCGCTCTAGCGGTGATGAACGAGGTACTGAACGGCTTTAGCGGCAGGTTGTTTAACGAGGTGCGATCGCGCCAAGGCCTAGCTTACTCGGTCTATGCCTACTGGGCGCCTCGCTATGACCACCCTGGACTGTTTATTGGCGGGGGTCAAACCCGCTCAGAGGCTACGGTACCTTTTATTCAATCGACGCTGGCCGAAATCAACCGCATTCGTACTACAACCATTACCGATGTAGAGCTGGCGCAAGCAAAAGATGCCGTGCTCAACAGCTTTGTGTTTAACTTCCAAAGCCCTGGCCAAACCCTAGCTCGGCTGATTCGCTACGAGTACTATGGCTACCCCCAAGACTTTGTGTTTCAGTTTCAAGACCAGGTGCGCGAAGCAACAGCTGCCCAGGTACAGGCAGCCGCCCAGGCCAGGCTAAACCCAGACCAGCTGGTGATCTTAGTGGTTGGCAATCCGGCAGAAATTCAGCCGGGTCTCGATGCCTTGGCCCCAAATATTACGGTCACTCCGATCGATATCACCATTCCCCAACCCCAGGCTTAG
- a CDS encoding pitrilysin family protein, whose amino-acid sequence MNGTPAIAPGFWARSRHRLRPALVGLVALVGLWLWWPIAPAAAREPLQAAQAIQPYLDRVADAVTEFTLENGMKFIVLERHQAPVVSFMIHANVGAVDETDGKTGVAHYLEHLAFKGTSRIGTKDFAAEQQLMTQLDAVFNDLLAAQTAGDTAKAAELQEELAALQKQAASFVEQNQYGQIIQQAGGVGLNATTSADETRYFYSLPANKLELWMSLESERFLDPVFREFYEEKDVILEERRMRVDNSPIGTMIERFLEEAFVSHPYRRPVIGYQDDLFVATREDVQTFYDTYYGPANLTAAVVGDVDPAEVKRLAEVYFSRYTPRAVPPEPAIDELPQTAPKEFSLALPSEPWYLEGYHRPSLRHPDHVIYGMIESLLMGGRTSRIYKTVVDEARIALDIGSLNGFPGDRYDNIFLIYGLTAPGHTPEEIGTLFAQEIDRIKQEPVSPEELDRVKTQARAGLLQSLASNGGMASLLAEYQAKTGDWRNIFNNLKAIEAVSAADIQRVAQTLFRPESRTVGKLVQAPSAE is encoded by the coding sequence ATGAATGGAACACCGGCGATCGCCCCAGGATTTTGGGCAAGGTCACGACATCGCCTCCGCCCAGCTTTAGTGGGTCTGGTAGCGCTAGTTGGCCTCTGGCTATGGTGGCCCATTGCTCCAGCGGCGGCGAGGGAGCCCTTGCAGGCTGCTCAGGCTATTCAACCCTACCTGGATCGGGTAGCGGATGCCGTTACCGAGTTTACGCTCGAGAACGGGATGAAGTTTATTGTGCTAGAGCGGCACCAGGCTCCGGTGGTGTCATTTATGATTCACGCCAACGTAGGCGCGGTGGATGAAACCGACGGCAAAACCGGTGTGGCTCACTATTTAGAGCACCTGGCATTTAAGGGTACTAGCCGTATCGGCACCAAAGATTTTGCCGCTGAGCAGCAGTTAATGACCCAGCTCGATGCAGTATTTAACGATCTGCTGGCGGCTCAAACGGCCGGTGATACGGCCAAAGCTGCTGAGCTACAGGAGGAGTTGGCGGCGTTGCAGAAGCAAGCGGCCAGCTTTGTGGAGCAAAATCAGTACGGCCAAATCATTCAGCAGGCAGGAGGGGTCGGCCTCAACGCTACTACGTCTGCCGATGAGACACGTTATTTCTACAGCCTGCCCGCCAACAAGCTGGAGCTGTGGATGTCGCTGGAGTCGGAGCGGTTTCTTGACCCGGTGTTTCGCGAGTTTTACGAAGAGAAGGATGTCATTCTTGAAGAGCGCCGCATGCGGGTAGATAACTCCCCAATTGGCACAATGATTGAGCGGTTTTTGGAGGAGGCGTTTGTCAGCCACCCCTATCGTCGCCCTGTGATTGGCTACCAGGATGACCTCTTTGTGGCCACCCGTGAGGATGTGCAAACCTTTTATGATACCTACTATGGTCCTGCCAACCTGACCGCTGCGGTAGTAGGCGATGTTGACCCCGCCGAGGTAAAGCGCCTAGCTGAGGTTTACTTTAGTCGCTATACCCCTCGGGCGGTGCCACCCGAGCCTGCCATTGATGAACTGCCCCAGACTGCGCCCAAGGAATTTTCGCTGGCACTGCCCTCGGAGCCCTGGTATTTAGAGGGGTATCACCGGCCTAGCCTGCGCCACCCTGACCACGTGATTTACGGCATGATCGAGAGTCTGCTGATGGGCGGACGGACGTCTAGAATCTACAAAACTGTGGTAGACGAGGCTCGTATTGCCTTGGATATTGGCAGTTTGAATGGATTTCCGGGCGATCGCTACGACAATATCTTTTTGATCTATGGCCTCACGGCTCCCGGCCACACCCCCGAGGAGATTGGCACCCTGTTTGCCCAGGAGATTGATCGGATTAAGCAGGAGCCTGTTAGCCCTGAAGAGCTAGATCGAGTAAAAACCCAGGCTCGGGCGGGTCTGCTGCAAAGTTTGGCTTCTAATGGCGGTATGGCTTCGCTGCTAGCTGAGTACCAGGCTAAAACCGGCGATTGGCGCAATATCTTTAATAACCTCAAAGCCATTGAGGCGGTGTCGGCGGCCGATATTCAGCGGGTCGCGCAGACTCTATTTCGGCCTGAAAGCCGCACCGTAGGCAAGCTAGTGCAGGCTCCGTCTGCCGAGTAG
- a CDS encoding MlaE family lipid ABC transporter permease subunit: MTQVADSTNLKLWTQRALAATFLAGQVVIHLISRPVHRRNTLDQMAAVGPASLLIALITAAFVGMVFTIQVTREFLNFGAGAAVGGVLALTLARELGPVLTAVIIAGRVGSAFAAEIGTMRVTEQIDALQILKTDPIDYLVIPRVIACALMLPLLNVLSFITGMTGGLLIATSQYGIPSSVFLDSAQNFLSIWDLVSSLIKAFFFGILIAIIGTSWGLTTTGGAKGVGQSTTTAVVTALLAIFISNFFLSWLMFQGTGSAVMNNF, encoded by the coding sequence TTGACACAGGTGGCAGATAGCACAAACCTGAAGCTGTGGACCCAACGAGCTCTAGCCGCGACCTTTTTAGCAGGTCAGGTTGTCATTCACTTGATTTCTCGTCCGGTGCATCGGCGCAATACCTTAGATCAAATGGCTGCAGTAGGGCCTGCGTCATTGCTGATTGCTCTCATTACAGCAGCCTTCGTAGGCATGGTGTTTACCATTCAGGTGACGCGAGAATTTTTAAACTTTGGGGCTGGAGCGGCGGTGGGTGGCGTACTGGCCCTCACCCTGGCCCGAGAGCTTGGCCCGGTGCTGACGGCGGTGATTATTGCTGGGCGGGTGGGGTCAGCTTTTGCGGCCGAAATTGGCACCATGCGCGTTACTGAGCAAATCGACGCCCTGCAAATTCTCAAAACTGACCCCATCGACTACCTAGTGATTCCTCGGGTCATTGCCTGCGCCCTGATGCTGCCTCTGCTGAACGTGCTGTCATTCATCACCGGCATGACCGGTGGGCTGTTGATTGCCACCAGTCAGTACGGCATTCCCTCTTCAGTCTTTTTAGATTCCGCCCAAAACTTTCTGTCGATTTGGGATTTGGTGAGCTCGCTAATCAAGGCGTTTTTCTTTGGCATTCTGATTGCCATCATTGGTACTAGTTGGGGCCTAACCACTACCGGTGGCGCTAAAGGCGTTGGGCAATCTACCACCACTGCAGTAGTAACGGCGCTGCTGGCTATTTTCATCAGCAACTTTTTCCTCTCGTGGCTCATGTTCCAAGGCACCGGCAGCGCTGTGATGAATAACTTTTAA
- a CDS encoding DUF3119 family protein, whose amino-acid sequence MTSTPTATHTNLPPSYRIPLTVIGLGILLAFGKIWLGALVGIFGVFLLVQAVTLTLRFTDSALDIYRRDTLIRHFPYAEWQHWEIFWGPVPVLFYFREINSIHFLPIIFSPSELRTCLETHCAAAKEE is encoded by the coding sequence GTGACGTCTACCCCTACAGCAACCCATACCAACCTACCTCCCAGCTACCGCATCCCACTAACCGTGATCGGCCTCGGAATATTGCTGGCGTTTGGGAAAATCTGGTTAGGAGCATTGGTAGGTATCTTTGGCGTGTTTTTGCTAGTGCAGGCCGTGACGCTTACGTTACGGTTTACCGATAGTGCGCTAGATATTTACCGGCGCGATACGCTGATTCGTCACTTTCCCTATGCGGAGTGGCAGCACTGGGAAATCTTCTGGGGACCAGTGCCTGTGCTGTTCTACTTTCGTGAGATCAACAGCATCCACTTTTTACCGATCATATTTAGCCCCAGCGAATTGCGTACCTGCCTCGAAACCCACTGCGCGGCTGCCAAAGAAGAGTAA